A genomic window from Micromonospora sp. WMMA1947 includes:
- a CDS encoding trans-aconitate 2-methyltransferase yields the protein MWDPRTYLRYGDERSRPFHDLLARVGAAHPRAVVDLGCGPGTLTATLAGRWPGSRVTGLDSSPEMIARASADGGPVAYAVADVRDWRPEPDVDVLVGNAVLQWVPEHRDLLRRWAGELPAGAWMAFQVPGNFDAPSHRLLRSVAAQDRWRDALAAKLREAPVDEPVGYATLLTDAGCAVDAWETTYVHLLPAAGADHPVLAWMEGTALRPVRAALDAAGWADFRAELGVRLAQAYPVRQGQVYFPFRRIFMVARTGARAEENS from the coding sequence ATGTGGGATCCGCGCACCTACCTGCGCTACGGCGACGAGCGTTCCCGGCCGTTCCACGACCTGCTGGCCCGCGTCGGCGCCGCGCACCCGCGCGCCGTCGTCGACCTCGGCTGCGGCCCCGGCACCCTCACCGCGACGCTCGCCGGCCGTTGGCCCGGCAGCCGGGTCACCGGCCTGGACTCCTCCCCGGAGATGATCGCCCGGGCGAGCGCCGACGGCGGTCCGGTCGCGTACGCGGTCGCCGACGTCCGCGACTGGCGGCCCGAGCCGGACGTGGACGTGCTGGTCGGCAACGCCGTGCTCCAGTGGGTGCCGGAACACCGCGACCTGCTGCGCCGCTGGGCGGGGGAGCTGCCGGCCGGTGCCTGGATGGCGTTCCAGGTACCCGGCAACTTCGACGCGCCCTCGCACCGGCTGCTGCGCTCCGTGGCCGCGCAGGACCGATGGCGGGACGCGCTCGCCGCGAAGCTGCGCGAGGCGCCCGTCGACGAGCCCGTCGGCTACGCCACGCTGCTGACCGACGCGGGCTGCGCGGTCGACGCCTGGGAGACTACGTACGTGCATCTGCTGCCCGCCGCCGGCGCCGACCACCCGGTGCTGGCCTGGATGGAGGGCACCGCGCTGCGCCCGGTGCGCGCCGCGCTGGACGCCGCCGGCTGGGCCGACTTCCGCGCCGAGCTGGGGGTACGGCTCGCGCAGGCGTACCCGGTGCGGCAGGGTCAGGTGTACTTCCCGTTCCGCCGGATCTTCATGGTGGCCCGTACCGGCGCCCGCGCAGAGGAGAACTCGTGA
- a CDS encoding adenosine deaminase produces MTDLPTFIAGLPKVELHVHHVGSASPRIVAELAARHEGRSPVPADPEALADYFAFRDFAHFIEVYLSVVDLIRDADDVWLLTHEVARELARQQVRYAELTVTPYSHVNRGIPAPAFCEAIEDARKRAEADFGIALRWCFDIPGEAGLPAAEQTLRIALDERPDGLISFGLGGPEIGVPRPQFKPWFDQARAAGLRSVPHAGETTGPETIWDALRELGAERIGHGISAAQDPALLTYLAERRIPLEISPTSNVRTRAVPSLDAHPLPRLVEAGVPVSINSDDPPMFGTTLNDEYAVAARLLRLGPDGVAALARDAVAAAFLAPAEQARITAEIDAYLGSAAR; encoded by the coding sequence GTGACCGACCTGCCCACCTTCATCGCCGGACTGCCCAAGGTGGAGCTGCACGTGCACCACGTCGGCTCGGCCTCACCCCGGATCGTCGCCGAGCTGGCCGCCCGGCACGAGGGGCGCAGCCCCGTCCCGGCCGACCCGGAGGCGCTCGCCGACTACTTCGCGTTCCGCGACTTCGCCCACTTCATCGAGGTCTACCTGAGCGTGGTGGACCTGATCCGCGACGCCGACGACGTCTGGCTGCTCACCCACGAGGTCGCCCGGGAACTGGCCCGCCAGCAGGTCCGCTACGCGGAGCTGACTGTGACGCCGTACTCGCACGTCAACCGCGGCATCCCGGCGCCGGCGTTCTGCGAGGCGATCGAGGACGCCCGCAAGCGCGCCGAGGCCGACTTCGGCATCGCGCTGCGCTGGTGCTTCGACATCCCCGGCGAGGCCGGACTGCCCGCCGCCGAGCAGACGCTGCGGATCGCGCTCGACGAACGACCGGACGGGCTGATCAGCTTCGGCCTCGGCGGTCCCGAGATCGGTGTGCCCCGCCCGCAGTTCAAGCCCTGGTTCGACCAGGCGCGGGCGGCCGGGCTGCGGTCGGTGCCGCACGCCGGTGAGACCACCGGCCCGGAGACGATCTGGGACGCGCTGCGCGAGCTGGGCGCCGAGCGGATCGGCCACGGCATCTCCGCCGCGCAGGACCCGGCGCTGCTGACCTACCTCGCCGAGCGGCGGATCCCGCTGGAGATCTCCCCGACGTCGAACGTGCGCACCCGGGCCGTACCGAGCCTGGACGCGCACCCGCTGCCCCGGCTGGTCGAGGCCGGGGTGCCGGTCAGCATCAACTCCGACGACCCGCCGATGTTCGGCACCACGCTCAACGACGAGTACGCGGTGGCCGCCCGGCTGCTGCGACTCGGCCCGGACGGGGTGGCCGCGCTGGCCCGCGACGCGGTCGCCGCGGCGTTCCTCGCGCCGGCCGAGCAGGCCCGGATCACCGCCGAGATCGACGCGTACCTGGGGAGCGCGGCACGCTGA